A window of Reinekea marina contains these coding sequences:
- a CDS encoding adenylate kinase family protein: protein MQSQSRLKSLVQVEKVTVREPGVIILTGPSSCGKGEVASALCRTLSIRPEAHLSMGEILRSTFRGAKEDPEFAELLATKYDLSATTNIFDCIDSSESLSAKVRSYQAELEAYFKKPNMDLFTSQLDWLEFCTMNGLLVPNRWTENFVAAHIEQARSTREETFILDGYPRTVRAAEHLLAFLESMDIPVLKVIHLSISRQEMMARAQSRGRADDDDQSLVKRFQFYIENVQPSVDYMKTQLGSDRIALIDAHQPVFDDFPENKKFNLTKSINNVVAGVLRALGVPRVVLADLLNDDKD, encoded by the coding sequence ATGCAATCTCAAAGCCGCCTTAAATCGTTAGTGCAGGTAGAAAAAGTCACCGTTAGAGAGCCGGGGGTGATTATTCTCACCGGACCATCGAGTTGCGGTAAAGGTGAAGTGGCCAGTGCCCTCTGCCGAACCCTAAGCATACGCCCCGAAGCACACCTATCTATGGGTGAAATTCTCCGCAGTACCTTCCGCGGCGCCAAAGAAGACCCCGAATTTGCCGAGTTATTGGCCACCAAGTACGACCTAAGCGCCACCACCAACATATTTGATTGCATAGACTCGAGCGAAAGCTTATCGGCAAAGGTACGTTCTTACCAAGCCGAACTTGAAGCTTATTTCAAAAAGCCAAATATGGACTTATTTACCTCTCAGCTAGACTGGCTGGAGTTTTGTACCATGAACGGTTTATTAGTGCCGAACCGTTGGACAGAAAATTTTGTCGCCGCCCATATTGAACAAGCCCGAAGCACCCGAGAAGAAACCTTCATTTTAGACGGTTATCCAAGAACAGTCCGCGCAGCTGAGCACTTGTTAGCCTTTTTAGAAAGCATGGATATCCCGGTGCTTAAAGTGATTCACCTAAGTATTAGCCGCCAAGAAATGATGGCGCGTGCGCAATCTCGTGGCCGTGCCGACGATGATGATCAATCGCTGGTTAAACGCTTTCAGTTTTATATCGAAAACGTACAGCCGAGTGTCGATTACATGAAAACCCAGCTCGGCTCAGACCGCATTGCCTTAATTGATGCACACCAGCCAGTGTTTGATGATTTCCCAGAAAACAAAAAGTTTAATCTGACTAAATCTATCAACAATGTAGTTGCAGGTGTTCTTAGAGCACTGGGTGTACCACGCGTGGTATTGGCCGATTTATTAAATGATGATAAAGATTAA
- a CDS encoding SCP2 sterol-binding domain-containing protein, translating into MAIMYRRAARNNIKMKSFLIDVDKSILITTAQEKPGRLFTFKDQQINTQSGHQGDAGMTIRFSSPTVGFNTLWSMATGKDKNAFMKAIQEKDVVIEGDMMMLMWFQKSVKYIR; encoded by the coding sequence ATGGCCATTATGTACCGCCGTGCGGCCCGCAATAACATTAAAATGAAGTCATTTTTGATCGACGTCGACAAATCTATTCTCATTACTACCGCTCAAGAAAAACCTGGGCGGTTATTTACCTTTAAAGACCAGCAAATAAACACGCAATCAGGTCATCAAGGTGACGCTGGAATGACGATTCGTTTTAGCAGCCCTACCGTTGGGTTTAATACGCTTTGGTCTATGGCGACCGGTAAAGACAAAAATGCCTTCATGAAAGCCATTCAAGAGAAAGATGTGGTGATCGAAGGCGATATGATGATGTTGATGTGGTTCCAAAAGAGCGTTAAATACATCCGATAA
- a CDS encoding SDR family oxidoreductase, whose protein sequence is MRKTILITGASSGLGQGMAEKFAAKGHNLALCARRLDRLESFKSSLLEKHPNIRIELQSLDVNDHDAVFTVFKAFQQSFTTIDRIIINAGMGKGASIGTGYFEANRETAMTNFVAALAQAEAAMEIFREQNHGHLVTISSVSAVRGFRRALNVYSATKAGLTTMTEGIRIDVQNTPIKVSCIHPGFIRTELNEKVKKVPFIVDLDTGCAALVKAIDKEKPTSYTPTWPWLFVQQLMRWLPDSMLKKFS, encoded by the coding sequence ATGCGAAAAACAATTTTAATTACCGGTGCAAGCTCAGGGCTTGGTCAGGGTATGGCTGAAAAATTTGCCGCCAAAGGGCATAACTTAGCGCTCTGTGCGCGCCGACTCGACCGTTTAGAATCCTTTAAATCCAGCTTGCTTGAAAAGCACCCAAACATTCGCATTGAGCTTCAAAGCCTAGATGTAAATGATCACGATGCCGTGTTCACTGTATTTAAAGCGTTTCAACAAAGCTTTACGACGATTGACCGAATAATCATCAATGCGGGTATGGGTAAAGGTGCATCGATTGGCACGGGCTATTTTGAAGCCAACCGAGAAACGGCGATGACCAATTTTGTGGCTGCTTTAGCGCAAGCCGAAGCGGCGATGGAAATTTTCAGAGAACAAAATCACGGTCACCTTGTGACTATTTCTTCCGTCAGTGCGGTGCGCGGTTTTCGCCGAGCGTTGAATGTTTACTCAGCAACTAAAGCCGGTTTAACCACCATGACCGAAGGTATTCGTATCGATGTGCAAAATACACCGATCAAGGTTTCGTGTATTCACCCTGGCTTTATTCGCACAGAGCTCAATGAAAAAGTGAAAAAAGTACCGTTTATTGTAGATTTAGACACTGGGTGCGCCGCCTTAGTGAAGGCCATCGACAAAGAAAAACCCACCAGTTACACCCCAACATGGCCGTGGTTGTTTGTGCAGCAGCTGATGCGTTGGTTGCCCGATAGCATGTTGAAGAAGTTCAGCTAA
- a CDS encoding histidine phosphatase family protein — protein MKIVYLVRHGQASFGEKDYDQLSPTGCEQSQLVGQALRAKNVNVDRLELGSLQRHKQTCEHAYENKRPTHENQQWNEFDHKDITAQYLKTHQLHRDEFLDLSDIDKMAMFSKAMVQWVEADANGTNYRETWPQFKSRANHALQQLIQQTQQAAIVFTSGGVISNIVAHIMQLSSLQALMLNRQLVNTGITKLLITRNGLQVSTLNEYVHIEQQNNKKLITYR, from the coding sequence ATGAAAATAGTGTATTTGGTGCGCCATGGCCAAGCCAGTTTTGGTGAAAAAGATTACGATCAATTATCGCCTACTGGTTGTGAACAAAGCCAGTTGGTTGGTCAAGCCCTGCGCGCTAAAAACGTAAACGTTGATCGGTTAGAACTCGGCTCATTACAGCGCCATAAACAAACCTGTGAGCACGCGTATGAAAATAAACGGCCCACGCATGAAAACCAGCAGTGGAATGAGTTTGACCATAAAGATATCACCGCTCAGTATTTAAAAACTCATCAACTGCACAGAGATGAATTCTTAGATCTAAGCGACATCGATAAAATGGCGATGTTTTCAAAAGCCATGGTGCAGTGGGTAGAGGCCGATGCAAATGGCACAAATTACCGTGAAACTTGGCCGCAATTTAAAAGCCGCGCCAACCATGCATTGCAACAACTTATTCAACAAACGCAACAAGCTGCTATTGTGTTTACCTCTGGCGGGGTCATCTCAAATATTGTTGCACACATTATGCAATTAAGTTCTTTGCAAGCACTCATGCTGAATAGGCAACTAGTCAATACCGGCATCACCAAACTGCTGATTACTCGTAACGGGTTGCAAGTTTCAACCTTGAATGAATATGTGCATATAGAACAACAAAACAATAAAAAACTCATAACGTACAGATAG